In Phycisphaeraceae bacterium, the genomic stretch TCTGAAATCATGAGACAAAACATGATGGCGCGGACCAGCAGGAATCGCGCTATGATGTACGGAGGTGCGCGATGAAATTCAACCCAGTGGACATGGGAACGGACAGCTCGGATGACGCTTCGCAGCCCGGCACCCCCGGACCATCCGCAAAGCCCGGTTCATCGGCCGAGGCTGCGCCAAAGGCGTCCGATGCCCATGCAGCTTTGCAGAATGAGATCACGGACTTGAAAGCTCAGCTTCTGCGCGCCGCAGCCGACTATCAAAACTTCGCCCGTCGATCACAGCAGAGCATCAACGACGCCCGTGAGCAGCAGCTCATGGATGTCGCGCGGGCACTCCTTTCCGTACTCGACACGTTTGATCTGGCGTTGGCGGTGGACACGTCGAAAGCCTCAGCCGAGACGCTGCTTAAGGGTGTCGGCATGGTGCGTGACGAATTGCTGAAGGTGCTCAACAGGTTTGATATTCAACGTATCGATGTTAAACCGGGTGAGGAATTCGATCCGCGGCGGCACGAGGCCATGATGCGACAGTCGGTACAGGGTATCGCCAGTCAGCACATCGCGGCTCAGCTTTCACCCGGTTATGCCATTGGTGATAAGACGCTTCGCCCCGTCAAGGTGAGCGTGGCGGAATAAGTTCATCCCTGACTTTGGATAACTATGCCTACTTATGACTATCGATGTTCCGGCTGCGGTCACGAATTCGAGGAGTTCCAGTCGATCACAGCCGCACCCCTGAAGAAGTGCCCTAAGTGCGGAAAGGCAAAGCTGGTTCGACTGATCGGAACCGGTGCGGGTGTCATTTTCAAGGGGTCTGGTTTCTACGAGACAGACTATCGCTCCGAGGGTTATAAAAAGGCAGCGAAAGAAGCCGAAGGTAAGTCCGAGTCGAAATCGGACACCAAGTCTGACTCGACCACAAAGAGCGACTCCGCAGCGAAACCGGATGCCAAGCCAGCAAAGACGGAACCCGCTTCAAGCTCAACCAAAGCATCGGAATCCAAGGGTTCCAAAAAAGCAGAAGCTAAATAGATTTCGTCGAGGACTTGGCTAAACGCGAGACCTCGTATAGGACACGATAAACCGATAAAATCGATTGAAATTTGCCGCTTTACTCCTTGACCTGGTGTCTTTGTTCTGCCTATTCTGTCCGATCGTCGTCGAGCTCTTTCGGGAAGATGCTCAGGGGGAGCAGAATTCCGGGGTAAACCAAAGTGCGGCCGTGACGCCGTTTTTGGTTTAATTTTTTTATTCTGAATTGTTCAAGCTGTTGATCGATGCCTCACTGATTCGCATCGACTTGATGCTGTGTAAACCCAGATCGATGTTGTCCGCGGAGTGTGCATGGCTGGTCAAGGCGAGCGGAGAGGATGATGAGTTTGATCCGTTGACGTTAATGAGAGAACGATCTATTGTCTGCGATCTAACGAGCGATTCATGACCTCCCACCTGATGTGCCCTCAATCAAGACGGTTCCACCTGTTGACGATCCTTTTCACGGTGTCGTGCTGGGCGATGCTGTCCGGCTGCGAAAAGAAGCAGCCCGCTCCAGCCGTCTCCCACGAGCGTCCCCCCGCGCTGGTGACTGCCGCAGCGGTGGTGACGCGGGACATCCCGGTCTATCTGGATGAAATCGGTCGATGTGTCGCGCGTGAGGTCGTGTCGATCAAGCCGCAGGTCGAAGGCCGGATCACACAGATCCACTTCCAGGACGGCGCAATGATTAAAAAAGGGGAGATGCTTTTCACCATTGACCCCCGGCCTTATGAGGCGGAACTGGCTCAGCGGGTAGCTGCGGTTGAGGAAGCCAAAGCCGGTCTGGAGCTGAAAAAGACCGAGTTCGCCCGCATCGCTGGGATGCTCAATGTTCATGCCGCTTCGCAGGCGGAGTATGACGTCAGCAAAAGCGAAATGGCGGTGGCGGAGGCACGCATTCAATCTGCGCTGGCGGCCGTTGAGGTCTCGAAGCTCAACCTGAATTACTGCTACATCAAGTCGCCGATGGATGGCCGCGCCGGTCAACGTCTCGTCGATGTGGGTAACGTCA encodes the following:
- a CDS encoding efflux RND transporter periplasmic adaptor subunit, whose translation is MTSHLMCPQSRRFHLLTILFTVSCWAMLSGCEKKQPAPAVSHERPPALVTAAAVVTRDIPVYLDEIGRCVAREVVSIKPQVEGRITQIHFQDGAMIKKGEMLFTIDPRPYEAELAQRVAAVEEAKAGLELKKTEFARIAGMLNVHAASQAEYDVSKSEMAVAEARIQSALAAVEVSKLNLNYCYIKSPMDGRAGQRLVDVGNVIKSDGNTSLLVIQDLDPIYADFTVTEGELPRVRQMMTKGVLTAHVALPSDTEPRDGELTFLDNAVQDATGTVRLRATIPNSDYHFWPGQFVRVRLVLNIIKGATLVPGQSVQIGQQGPFVYVIKPDTTAELRLVKTGQRQGDLVTVTEGLHEGEVVVLSGHMGVMPGGHVRVQQAATASAPSEHSTAGEPASQPGEAR
- a CDS encoding nucleotide exchange factor GrpE, producing the protein MKFNPVDMGTDSSDDASQPGTPGPSAKPGSSAEAAPKASDAHAALQNEITDLKAQLLRAAADYQNFARRSQQSINDAREQQLMDVARALLSVLDTFDLALAVDTSKASAETLLKGVGMVRDELLKVLNRFDIQRIDVKPGEEFDPRRHEAMMRQSVQGIASQHIAAQLSPGYAIGDKTLRPVKVSVAE